CACGCGTCCACGTGTCACATGCAGTCACGAACCGACATTGGATTGTCGACGTTGAACCTACTCcttaaaaaattgacagatctcaTGTAGAGtcagaatcgatgatatgcaaaggaCAAATGAAGAAGGTCCTCTATATAGACAGATGTCCCTCTATAGACAGCACAACAATATAAGgtagaggtaaattatgccgtacacgactttcatgtcatgattattatgtttgagtGTCTCATTTACATTctttatctattcacgtcacctgataccaaattcggtatatgtggagccagcaaaacggccacgagcgtgctatgagcgtagcatgtagtcaagttttacatggaACGCGTGCCAAGATTATCACGTTTAACGTTTCATTTACCtacgtcctctattcacgtcacgtaataccaaatttagtatatgttgagctagtgaACAGCtatgagcgaagcatgtagtcatgttttacgtgacatgaatatcatgattatcatgtttggatgtgtcatttgcacTCGtctttcattcacgtcacgtaataccaaatttggtacatgtggaacaagtgaaatggccacgagcacgttaatagcgtagcatgtagtcatgttttacatgacacgcatatgatttttatgtttggacgtgtcatttaccatcgtTGTCCATTAACATAACGTGATACcgagtttagtatatgtgaagttagcgtcTTCGTTGCCTTCCTTGTAGGTACTAAGGGAGAAGGAAGGCAACGTAACTAataatatagataggatagttgaaatagcgcaGGATTTCGGCAAAGATCTGTGAAGTAGCCGGCGCAACCACTACCGTAATATacactagcagtaacccagagggcatcccaccagtaatgataggagAAGTCAGAAAatccttggagggaatgcaaagaggcaaagcttctggtgaggatcagataGCTTCAGATCTGCTGAAGGGGAAGAAGCAGGCGGCGTACATATTAACGCCAAGAGATTAAAGGTACCTTTGACAACTTGGCGTTTAAAAGTACGCCGCCTGCTTCTCCCCCTGTTTGTAACTGCTTTTTTGTTGTGCGTCTCATTTAGAGGTGTCGGGTACAGCCGTATGCCGCTATCGTCGGCAAGCCCTTGTGGTAGCCGGTCGCGGCGACCGTCTACCGGCTCCGAAACTTTAAGCTCTTTTGTTTGTTCGCGTCTGACGCGGCCACCTTCTTTGCAGCACACCGCTCAAACTTTgtgtttttcttccttttttttgcacTCACCGATAACAATACTTAATCACTACTACCTGACTTGAAGGGAAGCGAGGACAGCGCTCCCCTGCTTTGAAGTTCTTTTGTTTGCTTTTCAGATGGCAATTATCAACAGGGCCACACTCCGGCCACCATTAGGAGATAACGTCAGCACTAGCCCCTTTAAAGCTAaataacacgccaaggatgacacagCGACTTTGAAAAAATAGGTCTTCCTATCGAAACGctggccagccagtctgaggcactccCTCTAATAACACTGCTTATCCCACTACGTTTTTCCATCTGTCGGTTCCCATCTAGATTTTAgagtgacttcctgtatcttatgcttgattgattttgtggtgtttaacgtcccaaacaattgtatgattatgagagacgccgtagtggaggaatccggaaatttcgaccacctgaggtttttaacctgcaccgaaatctgagcacacgggcctacaacatttccgcctcaatggaaatgcagccgccgcagccgggattcgaacccgcgacctgcgggtcagcagccgagtaccttagccactagacctccacaGCGGggctgtatcttatgctcactgcctttgttttaAATAAATAATATGGTTGCCGGTTTTTTCCTACTGAACttaaaatttaacctatctctctcattatcACACATGTCTATTAGTCCTTGCAGATCTCTCATGTGGTCGGCTAacaatactatatcatctgcatacatcaatgctggcaatGGCTGTCCAACGTGCttcccttgcttggcaaaagagaagctgaagccgagtcgactcacCTCTTATTCGGCTTTCAGTCCCTGTAGATACAACATAAATAACAATGGTGACAAGGGACATCTCTCTCGAAGCCCGCATTGTATCTCTATGGGTTTGGATACCGTTTTTtctattttataactaccttgttacatttaCAGTTATCCTTTataagattagttattccatcttccacatctagtgtgtccagccTTCCCctcaagtcttcttgaatcacactatcgtaggTTCGCTTGATATCTTGAAATGCCCGCGCTGGAGTTAACGCGGCCGCCATGGCGGTCaaagcgcgcacttctcagctgctcccgaAGACGAGAGTGGCAGCTAGTAGAGACGGTGCGGGCGCACATTGCCACACAAAAAACCAAACCATTGCACATAAAAAACCAAAGGGCGCTGGCGGCCCCTCCACGTATTAAATTGCGACAATATTTAAAGAAGGGGATGGACGTATCTGTCTGCGTTTTCTTTCTTCATCATATCAATAATAGAGGAAGCGGCGTTGCATACAAGCGGTCAGGCGAGCAAAGTATGTTCCCCTGTTCTGTCTAGTGGTTTCAGGGTGGTTTTCAAACCAAATGGCGCGTGTCCGCTATACTTATACGATAGTAAAGACCACCAACATGAGAAAACCAGGGCAGCACAGTTGAATTTAAACGGCGTTTTTTTCGGGAATAAAATGATGGTATTATGCAGCAAACGATACATGTATTTTTTTATCTGGCCCTCTGTGGGCTAAGTTTCGCATCTCAGCACTACGTTTCTTATACATTCATTCAATATACCACCACCACCGAACTCAATCTGATTCAACCGCGTgaagttattgattgattgatatgtggggtttaacgtcccaaaaccactatatgattatgagagacgccgtagtggagggctccggaaatttcgaccacctggggttctttaacgtgcacccaaatctgagcacacgggcctacaacatttccgcctccatcggaaatgcagccgccgcagccgggattcgaacccgcgacctgcgggtcagcagccgagtaccttagccactagaccaccgcggcggaagcGTGAAGTTATTGATACGGTGGCAGGTAGTCAATGGATTTGTACATATATGCGTATAAAAGAAAGCTGCCTTGTCCACAATATTTGTGCGGAGAAACGTTCGTCTATGCCTTTGAACTTTTACAAAAGATACTCTTGTGGTGACTACTGGATGCTGAGGTGCCTCTGTTTAAGTTAGTTTGTGCTAAATAGAAGTTTCTTGTTATGAAAAAAGCAGTGGACTACTCGAAGCTTGAACTTCTATTGCCAACCGATGCGGTAAGTTTGTTTTTCAGTGGCGGCCGTGTCTTTAGTAAAAACATAATTTCTACCTTGGTAAAGAAGTGTAACATGTCTTCGATTTTTACTAACGCACAGTTTTCATTTTTGCGCTTGCCGGTGTCTGCTAAAAATAATGTTCAGCATCGGTAATTGCTAGGCTTTCGTGTGACAAACTAAATATAATATTTCGGGCCACTGTAGTATGAGGAATCAAAATTAattgtgaccgcttggggttTTCCAATGCGCACATCTATCCTGCTTCACGGCTGTTTTTTGtatttaaccccccccccccccccccccccttcaaagtGCGGCCACCGTGGTCGGGAATTTATCGCGTGCCCTAACACATAGCAGCTTGGCACCACACGTCATCAAGCAAACCACCATGCCATACGTGCACGGTGGTTTGCTTGGTCAACAACCCCGTGCATACATACCGCTTACAGGACGTAAGTACGATGCCAGAAAAAAAGACATAGCTGCCACTTTCTCTGTCTTTGTTTCATTTGGTTAACGAAAGATGTTAGCATGCAGCGTCATAATCGTCGCAGCACAGACTTATCAATGGAGGCATGTCAACATGCACTAGCTTGGCACAAAACCCTGCACGCGACCAGAAAATGAGGACGAGAGAGTCGCCATCATGTCACAGCACTGTCTCTTCGATGTCATATACACAGACGCAATCCGCTTTGCAGGCATTCTCTCCTTTCTTTAGTGCTTTTTATGCGAGAGTAGCCTTAGGACAAAGGTACTGTTCTAAACCGCAGTGCAttattactggcgcaatggctttttGAGTTGACCGTTCtaaagtgaagcacagcagggGCGCACGCGCGTGCTCTCATCGGCTGCTCGCCTGGGCGTGAGCAGATGAGTTGTTTGGCGACTCTCGGCAAGGTGCCCTTTTACGGTGCGGCACCTATCAAGCGCCGCCGGTCACCCCATAACAGCTGATAGGAGGGTATAATTTTGGATTTCTCTGCTCTGTAATTAGCAGCAAACGTGGTTATATATGATCGTAGTTAGGTTGTGGTCAAGGCAATCATTGTGAAAAAATTATTAGTTTTTGATACCAACAAACAGCTTTCACGTAtacatttttctctttctttctcaacTAAGCGCTGCTCTAACCTGGGAGCGAAAACTCTCTATACCTCCCATGTATTTGTTCTGGGCCGTGGCAGCGCCAATTTCACCACTGGCGGGTGCTTGgcatcctactagaaataaaccacgaacagaaaatttctttcCTGATGTCACTGGTGACGTCCCAAAATAGAGAGAAAGGACGAAGAAGCGAGAGGAGAATGGTTCCCGCGGAAGCCTTCCCCCTCGTGCCTTCTTTCATGGCCGCTGACCGCTTGGACAATGTGCTCATAAAAGGTTGTTAACCATTTTTATtatgttttcgtgttttctgaagaCGCGAGAGTTAAGCTGACTAATTTCTCAGTAAGGCAAAACTCGAAATCGACACAAAATGAAAGGCACTATTTATAGCATGTTTGGATATATATAAAAGATGCAGGTAGAGCAAAAGTGTCAATATATAAACGCAGCTATAGTATACTACCGACATATGGACATAATGAGCCAACGTTGAACCCAAAATCATCGAACCATAGCAAAAATTATCAACAATTGCAAGTAAGACACGTCGTATTGGACTCAATCACGTGTGTTATGACGTCACGTATAGTTTTTTTACAGAACTTGAGTATCAAATGAggctgaagttcagaggcacggagATGCTTGAAGCGATGATAAAGAACGTCCCTGGAAACAATGTTTCGGCAAGTTGGCTTGTCTTCGTCAGGGCAACAGCCTTGCTTCGACGAAGAAAAATTCACTTGTCAGAACGTTGGCTGCATCGACCTTCTCTGTAATAAATTTTGGAAGCACTTATTCCATCACGTGTATTTGTGTAATACTAATAAAATGTTCACAAATTTCTGAACCACGGATACAAGAATTTCATGAGCAGGAAGCAGTTGATGATTACCTAATAATATTTCAAACCTACgccgaaaaaataaaagaagcaaaGTGAATGTAGCCAAGCCAACCTGAATTCAAGCTTTTGAATAAACGCCTTTTaccgacaggagcttggctgccgtcttcaccaattagccaagcgacactgcacttctgtcatTCCAttcaggattgattgattgattgattcgtggggtttaacgtcccaaaaccaccatttgattatgagagacgccgtagtggagggctccggaaattttgaccacctggggttgtttaacgtgcacccaaatctgagtacacgggcctacaacatttccgcctccatcggaaatgcagccgccgcagccggaaatcgaacccgcgacctgcgggtcagcagccgagtaccttagccactagaccaccgcggcggggcgttccaTTCAGGATGGCAGAGAACAGATTTTACTCACGTGTACTCATAAAAAATCAAAACTGCTCAAAATTAGGCTTAAAAttcttgtgctcacccgttgGTTTAAGGAAATGCTGAAAAACCTTCGCGGAAAAAGAAATCCCCCGATTAGCACACCGCGGAGCCTCTAAAAACTTGTGTTGCCCGATTAAGCCATTTTTGACGAATGCATGGTTTACTCGTACGGCGTAGCCCACTGCGGCTTCCATTCTCTGCCTGCCACAACTTGTCTTTATCATTCCCGTAGTTGACACGCCAACGGAGAAagataactgagcgcgatccaaCTTCTAATATCACTGAGCCAACGGTGAGGAGGAGTGGCATCAAGTGCTACAAACGCAATCAATCACTTCCCGCGTTACCCTGATATAAAATTCACCGAATAAAGTATACAAAAGATATTTAAACAAAAAAGAAGCTCTTTAGGGGAGTATTGAATTTGTTAATTTGTAAAAACTTGTGTAAGCCGAATAATGCGCacattcacatcaacctcactccGTTCAACCGGATCTTAGGATGCCCAGAAAACACTACGAGCTTGCATGTTATTCGAAACTGAAAATAGCGCTGAGTTAGGAGTGTTTCGTGATTCCGAGCAGCTTAACGACTTGTTAGTTTTATATGCCTTTCGTTCCGTGACGCCTTAAGATTGATGATGATTTAGGAAAAGACTGAAATCACGGCACTGAAATCTGAAGTTGCTGTTGTTCATCTCTCACGTGTTGTAAGTGGCCACGTGCGACAATTACACGCGTTATGATGGTTGACTTCCGCTGTCGTGACTGCGTAGTAAAGTTGGTAATGTCACTGCTTCCGAGCATGGATTGTTATTTGTTCATGTGCCGTGAATCAAAGCGGGGCGTTTTGGCATTCGTTAATAGTGGCCTCTCGACAGCAGTACAAGGTAAGAATGAAGCCCGTTACCGCGGTTGCAGTAATTCTCATAGCTGCTTTGACGATCTCTCGACCTGCTCTTATTTAATTTGTGTACTGCCTTATGCGATGTCGTTGTGCGAATAGCCTCTATAAGAGGGGTCGCCATCGTTTTCGCGTCGCAGATTTGTTCCGGGccacggtggtcacatttcggtTCAGGCTAAATAAAGGGCCTGTGCGCTGTGGGGTGTTGGTTCACATTAAAAAACGCCAGGTGAAAGAAATTTCGGAGTTCTCCTCTACGGCGCCATTCATACATGTATCGTGGTATTGGATCGTAATTCCTTGGAAGTTTTTATTTGTCTTGTTTTCGGGGAACACGGCCGCTGCGTGGCACTATTTATTTATAGCGTCTAACAACAACAAATGTTCCTTTTAACACACGACGTTTAAAGCCGGAAGAATTGAACGTGAACTTCAACTTTTATTATAAGCGCCGTGATGGCTCGGCGCACAGGTTGTCGTGATTCGAAGTTCAAGAGCGCGGATTGCTTCCCGGCAACGGCAGAGGCGTTGCGACTGggcaaagtatgacaaatgctcGTGCAGTTGCATTCAATTTCACGCTATACAGTTCGTGTTACAAGAAGGAAATCCACAAATTCCATCTAGGCCATTATGAACGTAGCCAAAGAGAGTTTTAAGGGCTCCACTCAAAAATTTTTAAATTTTACTTGCGCATTCGCACACACACAAATGCGCGCGCGAACACACATGAAGTATGGCTCGACCTTCCCCTCCCCCGCCCCACAATCTTTTTGGCTTCGCCACATTAGggcatgcctcataatcatacATTGTTTTGGCCGCGTGAAACCGTAACGATTGATACCATGTTTACCCTCTGTGTTGAATGCGTTTAATGGTAAGTGTAGGTTTTTTGATACTACGCTTGCGTGTTCTGTAATGTGCAAAAAAGTTCGAGCATTATATATAGTTTTTTGATAGCGAAAAGACAACTTGTAATAATATTATTTGGGGTGCTCAATCCCAAGATCATGATATGGTTATAGAATACGTTaaagtggagggcaccggaaattttgaccatgtagTGTTCTTTCATGTgctctgacatcgcacagcacatgggcctctaccatttcacctgcTCTTAAAGGCGATCGATGCGGCGGGGTTCACACTTGTGACCTTCGCGTAAGCAGCCGAGCAGCGGAGCCACTGATCCACCGCATAAGTCGAAAAAAAGACTTTGCACTTGCCTAGCTGGAAAAATTGTGCTCAATTCGAGTGCAAACATGCGCGTTCACATCTCTTTAATGTTTCGACAATGCCATAGCTCAGCTTCGGAGTGTTCtctatgtctgtgcgtgcattttaTTTCAATGGGAGCTTCAATgttgcctttttatcttttaggGTCTCATGGAAGAAGTGCCATTACACAATTTGCCAGGACCATCTTCAAAGACGGTCTCCTTCCGACATCCACTCAGTGAGTTTGCCCACCATCCACAGAAGACCGACCCAGCGGAGCTCCCTCAAACGCCGAGCCCCACGGAAAGTGAAGTTTCTAAGCCAAAGCAAGAGAGCCCCACCCGTCGTCGCCGCAGGCAAAGACATGCTCGAGCCCCACTACTGGGTTCACGTTGCCTACTCATAGGTTTCTGTATCTTCGCTCTTCTTAGCACGTTGGCGTATCTATTCTATTGGCATTCCCAGACGGATCCGCTGGCGCAACAGGACTCGCCAGAACCGTGGGCTTACTGGCGATGGCGCAAGAACGACAACGGCATGCCGCGTATTCTCCTATGGAACCGCATCATGAGGCCGCTGTCTTACGATGTCAGTTTGCCAGGCATCGAGGAGCGCTGGTCGTCCCACACCATTCACTGCCTGCACGAGAATGCAAGATCAGGCGAGGCGATGTGCGAAATCACCGACAACCGCACACGCTTCGAGTGGAGTGACGCCGTTGTTTTCGAGGCAGGTCGGCTCAATATGTTGGATCTGCCGCGTCGTAGTACTAAGTTTCCTATGTGGGTACTGTGGGTGGTGACTCACCTATCGCCCGAGAGCCCAATGCCGCTGAATATTGGTGGCTCTGACAAATATGGCATTTTCCCCGATGGCATCCGCACACGCTTCAACTGGACGATGGGTCGCCGGGATGACGCAGATATTGTTGTGCCGTACAAAGTGTGGCGTTGCGACGTTCCTGGAGACTTCGTGGTGGCTAACACTGCAGAGGATAACCGCAATGCTCTCGGACATCCTACTCGAACCAAAGAAGTAGCGTGGATTGCGAGTGGGTGCGAGACTGATGCCTACCGACGAATGCGGGCAAGAGATAGGTATCTGTCTTATGACAAGTCGGAAAAGTGGGGACACACGCTCGTAGATGTAGACGTGTTCGACAAATGCGGAAAAGGAACATGCGCAACCACGCGCGATTGCGTGAGAAAAATAGCGGCTCGTTATTACTTCATTGTTGTCAGGATACAGCCCGACTGCTTCCACAGCGTTTACGAGCTCATTTACGATGCCTTCGAGTACGACCTCGTTCCCGTCGTGTTGGCGCCACCGAACACGACGCTCAAAGTTCCCTATAATTCCATTGTTAGCTCGGCGGACATTCAAAAGCCCGGTCAGTTGGCTGCTTTTTTGAGTGCCCTCATAGACAATCCTTCCGAATACGAGCGCTACTTTGAGTGGAAGAAGCGCTGCTGCCTTATACCGTACCGCGAGGATATATGCCCACTCTGCCAAGCTCTTCATGAGAAGTTTCCCCGTAAGCAGGCGCACATTGATGCTTACGACTGGTGGACGGCGCACAATATATGCCGCGGTTATTCACCGCCATTGTATGGCTTGGACTGGGCTTTCCTGAAGGCAGATGAGCCGTGGCTGTAATGTAAATATCAATTCCTTCTCTACGGTGTTTTCGTACTTGTAATCGTATGCAAGGCAATGCCAAAAGGTCGTGTATGGTTTTATGACGCTGTTCTCTTTTTTCTGCTCAAGAATGCAGAACAGCGCTCATAATTTATGGCAGTTGTAGGCAATAAAAATGGGTTCAACATACACAACCTGTCTTGTTATTGTTCGTATAGCTCAACGCTCTCACCACTGGAAGGTGCATTTGTGTTGGTCGGTGGGCTGTACACGGTTCAGGTGATAGGAATGACCACATTGTGGTCGTTCGTATGACCAGGTCAAAACTGTCTTTGAACATGCTTTATGCCAGTTTCGGTTGGCAAACAGCTGTGCAGTTCGCGAGAGCTCAGCCCTTCATCTGGCCGTGCCGAACGGGATAACTTTTTATCTGTCTGATGTAGGCGAAACACAAAGAACTGCGTGCTTAGAATAAACTGGGTGTTAAAAACCCCACAGGGGTTGATGTTTATCGGGTGTGCTTTAATGCTCTGCGCCTCATATAACATCCTGGTTTTGGCAAGCAACGCCCCTGAATTACTACTATTACTCACAATAATATCGAATAGGTATGAATGATATGCACATGCGCTCTTTGAATAGTAGCTTTGTTTCGAAGTCTATGTACTTCGGTATTGCCGACGCTAGTTAAAAAACGTGCAAATCTTTGCTAGCTATTTTTCACAATCACCTTATAATAGTTCGAGTACATTCTAATGTATCGCGCTATATCTTGTAAATACTTCCGAAggcctgccatggtggtctagtgaataaggtactcggctgcagacccacaGGTCGGAAGTTGGAGCGCCGGCTTGGCTGCTGCATTTTTGGTTGAGGcaaaatgttctaggcccgtgtgctcagattttcgtGCAGGGTAAAAAACCCTAGGGGGCTGGTGTCTATCTGTCTATATCTAACCATTATATCTATGATATAGATATAgtagttttgtgacgttaaactccATGAATCATCAGGAATATTCGAAATTGTTTTAATGACGTCATCAAAAGTGTTCCCGTATAGAAGCAGCCATTGCATTACGTCATGCTGTGGCTTAGGATTCCGAAATTTTAGAATGACAGGCAGAATGGTGGGCCCCTATGCTTGGCACAAAACTTGCTAGAAGTATCAAATGGGCTAGCCCTGTAATGTGCGCAGTGCAGCAAAAGAAGAGGTAAACATAGTGCTTCTCTTGCAAACAGTGCGCAAAAAAACACATAACTACCAAAACGTCGGTGCACACAAAGAGAAGGCAATCGTCTAGTGCAACTGGTGGTACTTACAGCATTCTACGACAGTATACTGGTCTCACACACCTTGACTCGAATATCGTCACTTCCTTACGAAAAGTTACTGTCCGGCATAACACAGCGGTGCCCGTCCGTTGTGAGCACCTCTGAACGGTTTAGTGGTTTTGAACTGGTATTAATTTCACTaacctattgcaaaaacagcgtgatgtcAGTATGtgttttggcactggtacacgcttgtaatcactggcactgTGCTGTGCGTACTGGGAAAAAggtgtgtcgcactggtaggggtgCTGGCTTAACCAATGTGATGCTGGTACGCACTGCGAGGCGCTGGAAGCGttattttcactggcaagcgctgatGAATACTGGAGCACATGCTGTCTCTACCAGCACAACGTGTATGTTATTCTAACAGGTGCCATGGTATGCTTCGGTGTCATTAAATATAAAGCGCTTGATTCAACGGTaaggagagatgctaccctaacagataccgagcatacgtaatttttgcggtGCACGCACGTATTGCAGCaattataatgcacctttttAGCATATGCCCTCGCGTAAACCAGCCATATTTGCATCATTCGCGTATTGCTGCAACATTTGTAAGTTTGAGTGTTTttaagcctggagctgcacgccactaCTAATAGcaacaggaaattgtttttgccgcaaagttgaGGAAATGTAAAtaagctctctcgatcgcttcgcaaggtttcccagcaGAGGCGATAACaaaagctgtcgttcgattctgccacaccgcataaatgtatgtctggacatgcttattcttctacttacttcaggtaagagttagaaatATTCCGAAGCTtaaatgcagaatcttcaaccataCCAACTTAacgcgtcgagagcggtcttacccagtgggCATTAAACCTGTCTTGCCAGCCACGTTGGTATACATGTTACCGGTGCATCTTGCTTCGTGTAAGTTAAACTtcaaagtgtgagaataactgtaaagtatagtttagacatccatgaccCTAAATAAACTATTTTCTCTTGTGTCGGTGTTCGCACAAGGAACactgacgatcgaacgtcgcgctttaagctacgcaggctgtcaccgaaagctgcgggctgcacttagccggtacttttctgactgatatgtaacactacacaattttcagttggtaatttggtacgccttcgtgaactgactccctggcatacgttttcagcggattgcattggtatttctatgggtgttttCCTTTAATTGTCGgcattgatataactgcatatatatatacactggaaCGCCCGCTGTATTCTGCGagtggaggccagaaaaacggctgtcgttCGTGATCGCCACTTCGTAATTGCATTTCTGGCATTCATTGACCTTCCACTCACTTCaagtacagtttaggtaacagttagaaaaattgcgaagctcaaatgcagaaacttcaagcatcgcaactcagctgcttcgaaagcagcctgACCCAGTGCCACGTtccagcgaggcctatcgtgctgCCCGCGTTGGTGTacctgctgccggcgctttttactttaaaTAGGCACAATTATAAAGTGTAAAattgactgtaaagtacagtttataCATCCTTGAgcctaaatcaaccatttatccgaatgtgcggtgcccgcacaaggagcggcgatgatcgatgtgtcgtgctttcagcaacgtaggctgtcaccgaaagcttccttctgagcgcaggagctgGTACTTCTCTGTCTCGTACATAAGAACGAGCAATTTCGAGTTGGTgatttggtacgcgttagtgaacctaaatactggcatactttttaagcggattgcattagtcattttTTTCGGCAGTTTCTTAGTTggaggtatcgatataactgcaaatatgtaaccTGGCATGCCGGAtatgtactgctacatcgtcgcttgcgcaaaaaaaatacacaatattcactcgtgtgcgttgatatctaccaaacaagacatgtaaatcatctgttcTTGTTGACCAGTTGCAAGTGCTAGAAacgactatcaaaggaaaaaaaactatcggccgcaacagctgacaatctgtgacTGCTcatccagtcaatttgagatttttgagagttaagatgtagatgcttcaaaaaGCTTTGCGCTAttgctaatatctgcacgtcattcggtgcccggaagccgttcgtcactgtcgaatcaagacgcaattgttatttggaaaggaatatcgtgTCAGTCTTGACTGCAATTTGAAAACCTGAAGTTGAACGGCGCGTTCTTCGGATAAATAGTGGTTTAACAACCCCGCAAGCACGTTCTGGCATGGCGTAGTGgagaaagacgaagacgacgttctgaacggacgcgtttttcatgttctccgcttcgaaggatttatcggccatgggccgaggtgctgctcaggcttcagccagcggcaatgactaccgtgttgtacttcctcgccttcccaccggtaagcttgttgtggactctgtttttctacatgcggacttagctggtcgcccctaccgggttcaagattttagagatgctcttcgcgacatcattgacttgaaggaaataagcttcataggtcaatttcaaatgtctcatgtttggatggtcacatgcaagtcaacgctgacgaaaacaaagttggtcacaagaagcgaatttttcgtcaaaagtcgtcgatgcctcgttatagacccggagcccacggaagttaagttgaagcttatgtg
The sequence above is drawn from the Rhipicephalus microplus isolate Deutch F79 chromosome 3, USDA_Rmic, whole genome shotgun sequence genome and encodes:
- the LOC119159869 gene encoding alpha-(1,3)-fucosyltransferase 7, which gives rise to MEEVPLHNLPGPSSKTVSFRHPLSEFAHHPQKTDPAELPQTPSPTESEVSKPKQESPTRRRRRQRHARAPLLGSRCLLIGFCIFALLSTLAYLFYWHSQTDPLAQQDSPEPWAYWRWRKNDNGMPRILLWNRIMRPLSYDVSLPGIEERWSSHTIHCLHENARSGEAMCEITDNRTRFEWSDAVVFEAGRLNMLDLPRRSTKFPMWVLWVVTHLSPESPMPLNIGGSDKYGIFPDGIRTRFNWTMGRRDDADIVVPYKVWRCDVPGDFVVANTAEDNRNALGHPTRTKEVAWIASGCETDAYRRMRARDRYLSYDKSEKWGHTLVDVDVFDKCGKGTCATTRDCVRKIAARYYFIVVRIQPDCFHSVYELIYDAFEYDLVPVVLAPPNTTLKVPYNSIVSSADIQKPGQLAAFLSALIDNPSEYERYFEWKKRCCLIPYREDICPLCQALHEKFPRKQAHIDAYDWWTAHNICRGYSPPLYGLDWAFLKADEPWL